From the Montipora capricornis isolate CH-2021 chromosome 2, ASM3666992v2, whole genome shotgun sequence genome, one window contains:
- the LOC138037387 gene encoding uncharacterized protein, whose amino-acid sequence MAQGMHIYRQACDEKKGWNAEVSSQLRDEWFKWTKQLKTVEIPRSVATLIGEITGVHLHLFADASNLACCAAAVAVVEQQGGMSKGLLTSKSRISKRNTSIARLELVSSHMAANMAKNLHGVCNVGPSVLLPFGWTAWWRCIG is encoded by the coding sequence ATGGCGCAAGGGATGCATATCTATCGACAAGCCTGTGATGAGAAGAAGGGGTGGAATGCAGAGGTCTCCAGCCAGTTGAGAGATGAGTGGTTTAAATGGACAAAGCAACTTAAGACTGTTGAGATACCCAGAAGCGTGGCCACTTTGATTGGAGAGATTACGGGAGTGCATCTTCATCTCTTTGCAGATGCTAGTAACCTAGCATGCTGTGCAGCGGCAGTTGCCGTTGTGGAACAACAAGGGGGTATGTCTAAGGGTCTGCTAACTTCGAAGTCGCGAATATCAAAGAGAAACACTTCTATAGCGAGACTAGAACTTGTCAGCAGCCATATGGCGGCAAACATGGCAAAGAACCTGCATGGTGTCTGCAACGTTGGCCCATCAGTTCTACTACCATTTGGATGGACAGCATGGTGGCGCTGTATTGGCTGA
- the LOC138037388 gene encoding uncharacterized protein, with protein MVFDASAKPYPLANSINDCMFTDPPLQPLLWDIMVRVRMSTNLLLGDIEKAFLQIGVKEKDRVAFRFLFNVKGEERHLRFMRVPFEVEASPFVLGATLQNHLPQQGTEFEDTVKALKENTYVDNLMQMGGDQEQLVKF; from the coding sequence ATGGTATTTGACGCCAGCGCTAAGCCCTACCCGTTGGCCAACAGCATCAATGATTGTATGTTCACTGACCCCCCATTGCAGCCACTGCTCTGGGACATTATGGTGAGAGTACGCATGTCTACAAACCTACTCCTTGGTGACATCGAGAAAGCGTTTCTGCAGATAGGtgttaaagaaaaagacagagTTGCTTTCAGATTTCTCTTCAATGTCAAAGGAGAAGAGCGGCATCTGAGGTTCATGCGAGTACCTTTTGAAGTGGAAGCCAGTCCTTTTGTGTTAGGAGCCACTCTGCAGAATCACCTTCCGCAGCAAGGAACAGAATTTGAAGACACAGTCAAAGCACTCAAGGAGAACACCTATGTCGACAACCTTATGCAGATGGGAGGAGATCAGGAGCAGCTGGTGAAATTTTAA